The following coding sequences lie in one Aricia agestis chromosome 10, ilAriAges1.1, whole genome shotgun sequence genomic window:
- the LOC121731404 gene encoding probable tRNA N6-adenosine threonylcarbamoyltransferase, mitochondrial, which translates to MLSRKLFCKVLNKYVCNQDVHSISKRLVSTSISFSPQTCVLGIETSCDDTGCAVVNGDGIILGEAICSQTKLHVKFGGINPIIARDLHKDNIDRLVNEALGCANKGVDDIDAIAVTVKPGLLVSLEVGVKYAKYLSRKYNKPLIPIHHMEAHALIARMFHKIKFPFLSLLISGGHCLLVVVKDIDDFLLLGTTVDNSPGEVLDKVARRMKLKNIEELSKLSGGRAIEEAAKTSCGTHIFQFPVPLVRDRDCNFSFSGLNEAFLKHLAVKESEHQIAGDEIIPEYEDLCAAFQTAVTEHILHRTERAILFCQKNNFLNDGFNIVVSGGVACNNFIFNSIEKLGIKYNYSVYRPPPQYCTDNGVMIAWNGMEKIRNKCDINLPVEIDPNAPLGESIINDVKKANLKCRVIRVNKLLR; encoded by the coding sequence ATGCTATCACGAAAATTGTTTTGTAAAGTTTTAAACAAGTATGTTTGTAACCAAGATGTTCATAGCATTAGCAAACGACTTGTGAGTACCAGCATAAGTTTCTCACCGCAGACTTGCGTACTAGGCATTGAAACTTCGTGTGACGATACAGGATGTGCTGTAGTCAATGGCGACGGTATTATATTAGGAGAAGCAATTTGCTCACAAACTAAATTGCATGTGAAATTTGGTGGCATCAACCCAATAATTGCACGCGACCTACACAAAGACAACATAGATCGTCTCGTGAATGAAGCATTGGGATGTGCCAACAAAGGAGTTGATGATATAGATGCCATCGCAGTTACTGTAAAACCTGGGCTACTAGTCAGTTTAGAAGTAGGTGTTAAGTATGCAAAGTATTTATCAAGAAAGTACAATAAGCCATTGATACCAATTCATCACATGGAAGCTCATGCCCTCATAGCTAGGATGttccataaaattaaatttccatTTCTATCCCTTTTGATATCAGGTGGACATTGTTTACTTGTTGTTGTCAAGGACATAGACGACTTTCTCTTACTGGGTACTACTGTTGACAATTCCCCTGGAGAGGTGTTAGACAAGGTAGCGAGAAGAATGAAATTAAAGAACATTGAGGAACTGTCAAAACTATCTGGTGGTAGAGCTATTGAGGAAGCGGCCAAAACCTCTTGTGGAactcatatttttcagtttccAGTTCCCCTAGTCAGGGATCGAGATTGCAACTTCAGTTTCAGTGGTCTCAATGAAGCATTCTTAAAACATTTGGCTGTCAAGGAATCAGAACACCAAATAGCTGGAGATGAAATTATTCCCGAATATGAGGATCTGTGTGCAGCATTTCAAACTGCAGTAACTGAACATATCCTGCATCGGACCGAGCGTGCTATTCTATTTtgccaaaaaaataactttttaaatgatGGCTTCAACATAGTAGTATCAGGCGGTGTTGCctgcaataattttatttttaatagtatagAAAAattgggtataaaatataattattcagTATATAGGCCTCCACCTCAGTACTGTACAGATAATGGTGTTATGATAGCTTGGAATGGAATGGAAAAGATTCGCAATAAATGCGATATTAATTTACCTGTAGAGATAGATCCCAATGCACCATTAGGAGAAAGTATCATTAACGATGTAAAGAAAGCTAACTTAAAATGTAGAGTAATAagggtaaataaattattaagatag
- the LOC121731422 gene encoding protein stunted-like isoform X1, producing MSAWRQAGLNYINYSNIAAKVLRRSLKPQLRTEALRRDESHVRITPWANGRPAPAQASK from the exons ATGAGTGCCTGGAGGCAAGCTGGTTTAAA ttacataaaCTACTCAAACATTGCTGCCAAAGTTTTAAGGCGCTCACTTAAGCCCCAACTGAGGACCGAAGCCCTACGAAGAGATGAATCCCACGTTCGTATAACCCCATGGGCTAATGGCCGTCCAGCGC cGGCTCAAGCATCAAAGTAG
- the LOC121731422 gene encoding protein stunted-like isoform X2, giving the protein MSAWRQAGLNYINYSNIAAKVLRRSLKPQLRTEALRRDESHVRITPWANGRPAHEKD; this is encoded by the exons ATGAGTGCCTGGAGGCAAGCTGGTTTAAA ttacataaaCTACTCAAACATTGCTGCCAAAGTTTTAAGGCGCTCACTTAAGCCCCAACTGAGGACCGAAGCCCTACGAAGAGATGAATCCCACGTTCGTATAACCCCATGGGCTAATGGCCGTCCAGCGC ATGAAAAGGATTAA
- the LOC121731406 gene encoding traB domain-containing protein-like isoform X1 produces the protein MEHNSEREQLLIKQPIKPPPVQCDLVNECQMFLKAEEGGGDAHIATRSGPVDNNDGGKTNSNPAPNTVSEVSPDNTKSTAADKNEDNEKDLDSAAEENEGLPSTVTILDAPDGGKVYLVGTAHFSLESQEDVSKVIRQVRPHMVMVELCDQRTNILLLDEEIILREAKNINIAKIRATIAQNGLFNGLMYILLLDMSAHITRELGMAPGGEFRRAMAEAKRIPNCIVQLGDRSIDITLQRAIASLTWGQTIRFVWHLLTSNKSISAEEVERCKQKKMLEDMLEEMAGEFPPLKRVFVVERDMYLCHSLQVAALQPRREPCRIVGVVGIGHVAGIVEHWGKITPQDIVPLLKVPPTSLSTRVLRASLRVACVGCVLYAGYKLIPKRWLP, from the exons ATGGAACACAACAGTGAAAGAGAACAACTGCTAATTAAACAACCAATAAAACCTCCGCCAGTCCAGTGCGACTTGGTTAATGAATGTCAAATGTTTCTAAAAGCTGAAGAGGGGGGTGGAGATGCCCACATTGCTACAAGAAGTGGACCAGTTGATAACAATGATGGAG gtaAGACTAATTCAAACCCAGCTCCAAATACTGTAAGTGAAGTTTCTCCTGATAACACAAAGTCAACTGCAGCTGATAAAAATGaag ACAATGAAAAAGACTTGGATTCTGCAGCAGAAGAGAATGAAGGACTGCCTAGCACTGTAACAATATTAGATGCACCTGATGGTGGAAAGGTGTACTTGGTTGGCACTGCTCATTTTAGTTTGGAATCTCAAGAGGATGTTTCAAAG GTTATAAGGCAAGTGAGGCCTCACATGGTCATGGTTGAGTTGTGTGATCAGAGGACCAATATATTATTGCTAGATGAAGAAATTATATTAAGAGAAGCTAAGAATATTAACATTGCTAAAATAAG AGCGACAATTGCTCAGAATGGCCTCTTCAATGGTCTCATGTATATTCTGCTGTTGGACATGTCGGCACACATCACAAGGGAACTCGGCATGGCGCCGGGAGGAGAGTTTAGACGCGCCATGGCtgag gCTAAAAGGATACCAAATTGTATAGTGCAGCTCGGTGACCGGTCCATAGACATCACTCTGCAGAGAGCCATTGCGTCTCTCACCTGGGGACAGACTATCAGATTTGTTTGGCATTTACTCACTTCAAACAAAAGTATAAG cGCCGAGGAGGTAGAGCGGTGCAAGCAGAAGAAGATGCTGGAGGACATGCTGGAGGAAATGGCGGGCGAGTTCCCGCCGCTGAAGCGCGTGTTCGTCGTCGAGCGGGACATGTACCTGTGCCACTCGCTGCAGGTCGCCGCGCTGCAGCCGC GTCGTGAGCCGTGTCGTATAGTGGGTGTGGTCGGTATTGGCCACGTGGCGGGCATCGTGGAGCACTGGGGCAAGATCACGCCGCAAGATATTGTGCCGCTGCTCAA GGTTCCTCCCACATCTTTATCAACGCGGGTGCTGCGCGCGTCGCTGCGGGTGGCGTGTGTGGGCTGTGTGCTGTACGCCGGATACAAGCTCATACCGAAACGGTGGCTGCCGTGA
- the LOC121731406 gene encoding traB domain-containing protein-like isoform X2: protein MAKKRFAKLRCKTNSNPAPNTVSEVSPDNTKSTAADKNEDNEKDLDSAAEENEGLPSTVTILDAPDGGKVYLVGTAHFSLESQEDVSKVIRQVRPHMVMVELCDQRTNILLLDEEIILREAKNINIAKIRATIAQNGLFNGLMYILLLDMSAHITRELGMAPGGEFRRAMAEAKRIPNCIVQLGDRSIDITLQRAIASLTWGQTIRFVWHLLTSNKSISAEEVERCKQKKMLEDMLEEMAGEFPPLKRVFVVERDMYLCHSLQVAALQPRREPCRIVGVVGIGHVAGIVEHWGKITPQDIVPLLKVPPTSLSTRVLRASLRVACVGCVLYAGYKLIPKRWLP, encoded by the exons ATGGCCAAGAAAAGATTTGCCAAACTAAGAT gtaAGACTAATTCAAACCCAGCTCCAAATACTGTAAGTGAAGTTTCTCCTGATAACACAAAGTCAACTGCAGCTGATAAAAATGaag ACAATGAAAAAGACTTGGATTCTGCAGCAGAAGAGAATGAAGGACTGCCTAGCACTGTAACAATATTAGATGCACCTGATGGTGGAAAGGTGTACTTGGTTGGCACTGCTCATTTTAGTTTGGAATCTCAAGAGGATGTTTCAAAG GTTATAAGGCAAGTGAGGCCTCACATGGTCATGGTTGAGTTGTGTGATCAGAGGACCAATATATTATTGCTAGATGAAGAAATTATATTAAGAGAAGCTAAGAATATTAACATTGCTAAAATAAG AGCGACAATTGCTCAGAATGGCCTCTTCAATGGTCTCATGTATATTCTGCTGTTGGACATGTCGGCACACATCACAAGGGAACTCGGCATGGCGCCGGGAGGAGAGTTTAGACGCGCCATGGCtgag gCTAAAAGGATACCAAATTGTATAGTGCAGCTCGGTGACCGGTCCATAGACATCACTCTGCAGAGAGCCATTGCGTCTCTCACCTGGGGACAGACTATCAGATTTGTTTGGCATTTACTCACTTCAAACAAAAGTATAAG cGCCGAGGAGGTAGAGCGGTGCAAGCAGAAGAAGATGCTGGAGGACATGCTGGAGGAAATGGCGGGCGAGTTCCCGCCGCTGAAGCGCGTGTTCGTCGTCGAGCGGGACATGTACCTGTGCCACTCGCTGCAGGTCGCCGCGCTGCAGCCGC GTCGTGAGCCGTGTCGTATAGTGGGTGTGGTCGGTATTGGCCACGTGGCGGGCATCGTGGAGCACTGGGGCAAGATCACGCCGCAAGATATTGTGCCGCTGCTCAA GGTTCCTCCCACATCTTTATCAACGCGGGTGCTGCGCGCGTCGCTGCGGGTGGCGTGTGTGGGCTGTGTGCTGTACGCCGGATACAAGCTCATACCGAAACGGTGGCTGCCGTGA
- the LOC121731175 gene encoding traB domain-containing protein-like, whose protein sequence is MRLFNFSHIQFFSKKLLGHLKIHNQVANYNFNYEATNDLDGPNNKVINIPCDDIKSKLPPTAKLLQCDNNATVALLGTVHFSKKSINDVSEVVKIMRPNGILVELCHQRLGILELDEQKFIQDAKNLDRKRLKEAVKGHGFISGFLHTMLLKTYAELAKEFRVAPGGEFRRAYHEVKKIPGCKLFLGDRPMRITIDRALKTLSVMEFIQIIYHLTTSKPVPINRAHLEKYKDTDFIKEQFEQITREVPAFKKIFNVLVDERDKCLAYSIQEAVRMVKEPRILAVVGMGHVNGIYRYYGKLKYSDIMPLLINSIFRAL, encoded by the exons atgagattatttaactttagtCACATCCAATTtttctcaaaaaaattattaggcCATCTGAAAATTCACAATCAAGttgcaaattacaatttta ATTATGAGGCCACAAATGATCTAGACGGTCCAAATAACAAAGTAATTAATATCCCTTGTGACGACATCAAGTCAAAGTTACCGCCGACAGCAAAACTGTTGCAGTGCGATAATAATGCCACAGTCGCGCTCCTGGGAACGGTGCATTTTAGCAAGAAGTCGATTAATGACGTCTCTGAG GTTGTTAAAATAATGCGCCCAAATGGAATTCTTGTGGAGTTGTGTCACCAAAGGTTAGGCATCCTAGAATTGGACGAACAAAAATTTATTCAAGATGCTAAAAATCTGGATCGCAAGCGACTTAA AGAGGCTGTCAAAGGACACGGTTTTATATCAGGATTCCTCCACACAATGCTTCTAAAGACGTACGCTGAATTAGCAAAGGAATTTAGGGTGGCTCCAGGCGGAGAGTTTCGAAGGGCGTACCATGAG GTGAAAAAAATTCCTGGATGCAAGTTATTCCTTGGTGATAGACCGATGCGAATAACTATTGATAGGGCATTGAAAACACTCTCGGTGATGGAGTTTATTCAGATCATTTACCACCTGACTACATCAAAGCCCGTGCCtataaa TCGGGCTCATCTAGAAAAATATAAGGACACGGACTTTATAAAGGAACAGTTTGAGCAGATTACAAGAGAAGTTCCTGCATTTAAAAAGATATTCAATGTGTTAGTCGATGAACGGGATAAATGTCTTGCGTACTCCATTCAAGAGGCTGTTCGTATGG TAAAGGAGCCTCGTATCCTAGCTGTAGTAGGTATGGGGCATGTTAACGGCATTTATAGATATTACGGAAAACTAAAGTACAGTGATATAATGCCTTTGTTAAT CAACTCAATTTTTAGGGCTTTATGA
- the LOC121731408 gene encoding formylglycine-generating enzyme: MHLRIFILFLIYMPIIENKENCGCNVDRGKAKYIKNEGDINLTSEEGECRIDLPSDKESRMVLVPENTYQFGTDDIVLDADKEGPKQLVKVKSFYLDKYEVSNIDFKSFVDATQYKTEAEVYGDSFVFALFLNDTFKEQLTDYRVMQAPWWYKVNGSSWKNPYGPDSDLEGLMDHPVIHVSWNDAKAYCAWRNGRLPTETEWEAACRGGHNNTKYPWGDKLYPEKQHRANIWQGTFPNHNSAKDGFIGTSPIDMFAPNDFGLYNMAGNVWEWTEDSWQGRDPKEKVKKGGSYLCHRSYCYRYRCSARSHNTEDSSAGNLGFRCAKST, translated from the exons ATGCATTTAagaatattcattttatttctaatttacatgccaataatagaaaataaagaaaattgtgGCTGCAATGTTGATAGAGGTAAAGCAAAATATATAAAGAATGAAGGTGATATTAACTTAACATCTGAAGAAGGTGAATGTCGCATTGACCTTCCAAGTGATAAAGAAAGTAGGATGGTTTTGGTACCAGAAAATACTTATCAATTTGGTACCGACGATATCGTTCTCGACGCCGACAAGGAGGGTCCAAAGCAGTTGGTGAAAgtgaaaagtttttatttagatAAGTATGAAGTTTCGAACATAGATTTTAAAAGTTTCGTTGATGCCACACAATATAAGACTGAAGCAGAAGTATATGGTGACAGTTTTGTGTTTGCACTCTTCCTCAACGACACATTTAAGGAGCAGCTAACTGATTATAGAGTGATGCAGGCACCTTGGTGGTACAAAGTCAATGGTAGTAGCTGGAAAAACCCTTATGGCCCAGATAGTGATTTAGAag GTCTAATGGATCACCCAGTTATTCATGTTTCCTGGAATGATGCAAAGGCATATTGTGCTTGGAGAAACGGTAGATTACCTACGGAAACAGAATGGGAGGCGGCCTGCAGAGGTGGCCATAACAACACCAAGTACCCATGGGGGGATAAATTGTATCCAGAGAAACAACATAG GGCTAACATTTGGCAAGGAACATTTCCAAATCATAACTCAGCTAAAGACGGGTTCATTGGTACTAGTCCCATAGATATGTTTGCTCCCAATGACTTTGGCTTGTACAACATGGCAGGCAATGTTTGGGAGTGGACAGAAGATTCATGGCAGGGAAGAGAT CCCAAAGAAAAAGTGAAAAAGGGAGGTTCATACTTATGTCATCGCTCCTACTGCTACCGCTACAGATGCTCAGCGCGCTCTCACAACACTGAAGACAGCTCAGCCGGAAATTTAGGGTTCAGATGTGCGAAATCTACATGA